The following proteins come from a genomic window of Anaerobutyricum hallii:
- a CDS encoding PcfB family protein: protein MQEEVNQKVISLSIQGVKITASVLKAALRKFLEMDNRRKQKATQVKMAEKTGRAQEKGREKARKKIEKKKPHGKQTIKQLNAQGVQLSNIKITDENIKSFDRVARKYGIDYSLKKEVGADPPKYLVFFKAKDVDVMTAAFREYAGVELKKKQVKKPSVRKKLQKSVERKAKHRQRVKQRQKSRGQER from the coding sequence TTGCAGGAAGAAGTAAATCAGAAAGTGATCAGCCTGAGCATCCAGGGAGTCAAGATCACTGCCAGTGTGCTAAAAGCAGCCCTTCGGAAGTTCCTGGAAATGGACAACCGGAGGAAACAGAAAGCAACGCAGGTGAAAATGGCTGAAAAGACCGGACGGGCCCAGGAGAAAGGAAGGGAAAAAGCCCGAAAAAAGATTGAAAAGAAAAAGCCACATGGAAAGCAGACCATCAAGCAGCTGAATGCACAGGGAGTACAGCTTTCCAACATAAAGATCACAGATGAAAATATCAAATCCTTTGACCGTGTGGCAAGAAAATACGGGATTGATTACAGCCTGAAAAAAGAAGTCGGTGCGGATCCACCGAAATATCTGGTCTTCTTTAAGGCTAAAGATGTGGATGTGATGACAGCGGCTTTCCGGGAATATGCCGGAGTAGAACTGAAAAAGAAACAGGTGAAGAAACCATCGGTCAGAAAGAAACTGCAGAAATCTGTAGAAAGAAAAGCAAAGCACCGCCAGCGTGTGAAGCAGAGACAAAAATCCAGAGGTCAGGAACGATGA